The genome window GCAGCCGGCAACGCCAGCCAGAAGTGGTCAGGAGTTACTTTGCGGAAGAGCACGTCCGATATGCGGCAACATGACCTCAAGCTGTCAAACATTTAGTGCTCTCCGTAGTATCATGAAGCGAAGCATCATCGCGACGGCAGCTCTCTTGCTGCTGATCTCAGGCGCGACCTACGCCCACCCGCCTCGGCGGCGGCATCGGCCGCGGATCGTCTCGGGGCCGGAGCTCGCCTGGTTCGCCTGCGGCCATCGTCACGAGTGGGTCCGGGTCGAACGGCACTGCTACCGGGAGTTCGGGCCACAGGCATACTTCGAGTGGTCCTTGTCCGGTGACCGCGGTTGTCCTGGCTTGCGGTGGCATTGGGAGCACGGGCGACGTCCCGACTGGCCTTGGCACCACTGGGGCGGCTGGCACGACCCGGAATGGCGCCATGGTCGCGGTCACGGCCACGGTCGCCACTAAGCCCGACTGGTCCGGTCTGAGCGAGGGAACGCGCCAGACCGGTCTGACAGGTTGAGAGCACGGCAGTTCGGTATCAACAGACGGCTCGGTCTTAGACATTGCCGCGATACTGGACTGGCCGTGACTCTCTTTTCAGCCGCCAACCACAAGCCGCAAGCTAGACCAAGCTCAAGCCAAAGTTGACCGACGGCTGACCACTTCCGGTCAATCCCACCAGCCGCCTCTCCCTTGCCCTCCTCCCTTCGGCTGACCCGCCTGCTCGACACCCCGCATGCCGGGACACTGCCGGGAGCTACCTCACATCGGAATAGCGGGTGAGCTCCGGATGTATCTACCTGCGTATGAACAGGCCGAGCTCGGACTTCGGCAGGTGGCGGGCGGACGAACCTGCGGTCAGGTCGTCCGTCCCGGGTCCTGCGTTCGGCTTCAGACACGGTAACCTGGATAGGAGGATGCTATGTCCATGACTTCGGCAGGTATGCAGAATCGGATCCGCCGGTCGTCGGCGGTGATCGTCGCCGCGCTGCTGGTGCTGACGGGCATCTCTTGCACGCACTCGCACTACTACGACGGGTTGTTCTACGAGGACATCGCCCGGGGCGTGGTCAGCGGGCTCGATGCCATCTACAACGATTACATAGCCGGCACGCCGACCGGCTACGTGGACATCCTCGCCTGCGGGCCGTACGGCGGCATCGTACACATCACCGGTACCGCTTGCTACGACCCCTGGACTGATGTCCAGACTGCGGACCTGCAGTACGACCTGTCAGATGTACGGGTCTCTTTCACTTGGTCTTCGTCCGACCTGGACGTAGACCTTACGCTCAACGGCGTGATGTACGAGCACAGTTCCTGGTCCCACGATTACTCGAGTATCTGCTACGATTCGCGCGACCTCTGGATTGCGGGCTCGGCTGAGCGGGACTGCGAACGACGCGGGGTCGACGGCATAACTGACTTCCGGGCAAACAGCACGGACTCACGGACGTCGGCTGATCTGTTCGGATGGAACGTATCATGGTAGGTGGCGCCAGCCCCGGGCCGGATTCCCCGGAACTCGATGCCCATCTGATTCCGACGCGCGACAGGTAACTCCCGCGAGGTCCCTGGCAGAGGCAGGTTGTTCCTCAAAGCCTCTGAGCGTGCCTAGGATCTCACCCATTGTGAGCCAAGTCCGAATGCATGCAATCCGATATCTTTCCCCACGTCGCACAGTCGCAAGTCTCGTATTATGAGAACATGCAGCAACTGGCCCGCGACCTGGGCTTCCACGTGATCGTGCCGTCGCTTGGGCGATTACTGTCATAAGTGTCTGCAGAAAAGTAACATACGTCACATCCGAGCCGCGGGTCATTTGGCACAGATTGTGCAAAATACCCCATGGGAGCACGGCAGTCCGGTACCAGTGCACGGCTCGGTCAAAGCCATTGACACGCTACTGGACTGCTCGTGACTCTTTTTTTGCTCGGGCATCGGAGTACGCTCGGAGCCCCCCCCTCCCTCTCGCGACTGCATCGTGCCGGCAGGCCGTCCTCGCCCCAGGCCCGAGCCCTGGGGACTACGCCCCTCGTGTGGTTCATGCGACTCGCTTCACTCGTCGCACGTGACGTATCACGCCTCTTGTGGCGAGGACGCTCATCGCCAAAGCTCCGCCCGTGTGCCGCTGACTCCGCTCCGCCAATCACCGGATTACTCGGCTTGACACCTGCAGAAGTCCGCCTACACTATCAACCTAGTGGGCTAGAGACTGAATCCCGAGGTCGACGCGCTCGGTCGGCCCCATCCAGTTAGAAAGGCAAACCAGGAATCGAGGAGGACAGGTGAGGTATCGATACCGTAATGGCGTCGGCACGCCCGAGAGGCGGCCGGCAGCACAGCTCAAGTTCGCAGCCGCCGTGATCGTAGTGCTCTGCATCGCCGGACCGGCGATGGGCAAGGCGTGGAACGCGGCCACGAGGAGGATCATAACACCTCCTACCGGCAGCACCGACTCAGGCACGATGGTCGTACCGAGTGCCGTCGTCTTCAACCCGGGCGACAGCACCGCTTCATTCCCGGTGCATTTCTACATAGGCACCTTCTACGCCGACACTCAGTATGTAAGCAGTCTTGCCAAGAACGATTCGGCTACCGTCGTCTTCGACACCTGGCCCGCACTCCAGCGCGGTTCGCAGACGGCCCGGTGCTCGACCGCCCTGGTTGCAGATGAGAGCACCGCGAATGACCGCATCACGCGCACCTTCAACGTCCGCGTCCGGGACGTTGGCGTAGACAGTATCTACAGACCGCGCGGGATCATCGACTCCGGCTCAAGCATCACTCCCCAGGCGCGAGTTACCAACTACAGCACCGGGACGCAGTCATTCTATGCCAAGTTCCGTGTCGGGAATTCCTACCTCGACAGCCAGTACGTTTTCAACCTCTCGTCGGGCTCGTCGACAACCGTGAGCTTCAACACCTGGCGTGCCGATACCTGCGGCACGTTCACGGCGTCGTGCACGCTGTCGCTGGCCAACGACCAGGTTGTCGGCAACAACAAGAAACAGAACAGCTGCACGGTGCTGAAGATCTACCGAGATGCCAGCACGATGCGGATTGTCGGACCGAAGGGGGTGGTTGATTCGGGAACGGTGCTGACGCCGCAGGCGGTCGTCCGCAACTACGGCAACACCGCCGAGACCTTCCCCGTGATCTTCACCATAGGCCCAGACTACACGGACACGATGCAGGTCACCAGTCTGGCTCCACAGGACTCCCAGCTCGTGACCTTCGCCTACTGGACCGCCGTAGCGCCCGGCACGTTTGCCGTCCGGTGTTCGACCGCTCAGCCCGGCGACACGTCGGCAAGCAACAACTGGGCTTCGGACTCGGTTGAGGTCGTGGCCAGCTCGTACGATGTGGGCGTGACGCGACTCATCGCCCCCAAAGGCGTGGTCGATTCGGGCGCGGTGTTTTCACCCCAGGCGATGGTGCGCAATCACGGCAACACCGCCGCGTCGTTCCCGGTGATCTTCCGTATCGGGGCCGCCTACGCCGACACGATGCAGATCTCCGGCCTCGCCCCGCAGGACTCGCAACTCGTGACGTTCGCCTACTGGCATGCCGGCCCGGGCGGGGTGCTCACGACCCGGTGCTCGACCGCGCTGGCAATCGACACGCTGGCAAGCAATGACGCCGCAACCGACTCGGTGCAGGTAATCGTCCGCCTCTACGATGTCGGCGCCATTCGCGTCATCGCCCTTCCCGATACGGCGGATTCCGGCAATCTCTATGTGCCGCAGGCGATCGTCCGCAACCTCGGGTCCGAACCCATGTCGTTCCCGGTGCGGATGACCATCGGCGCCTACTCTGACACGAAACAGGTGAACAACCTGCCTGCCGGTGACTCCTGGGCTGTGACGTTCGCGGTCTGGACCGCATCCGGTCGCGGCTCCGCGGCAGCCGTCTGCAGTACGATGGCGTTGGATGATCGCGACAGCACCAACGACCTGGCGCTGAAGACGATCTTCCAGCGGGTACGCGACGTGGGCGCGGAGATGATCAACGTCCCGACGGGAAACGTAACGCAGGGCACGGTCGTGTCACCGAGTGCAACCCTGGAGAACTTCGGCAATTCGAGTGACAACTTCCCCGTCGTCTTCCACATCGGTACCTTCTACAGCGACATCCAGTACACAAACGGTTTGTCGGTGACGTTCCGGCCCTGCACGCTGGCGGTCATGGGCAGTTTCACCATGAAGTGCTCCACGGCCATGAGCGGTGACAGGATCCGCTCCAATGACGCCGTGATCGATTCGATACGCGTGGTGAGTTCCGGCATCGACGCCGGGGACCTGCCCGGCACTCCACGAGCCGTGACCCTGAGCACCTCCGGCAGCAGCGTTTTCTCCGGGAGCGCTACCATCGTCTACGGACTGCCGAAGAGAACTCCGGTGCGGCTCGAGGTGTACGACGCCTGCGGCAGGCCGGTCCAGACTCTCGCCTCCGGCGTTGGTGAACCCGGGTATCACACAGCGGTCTGGCACTGCACCGGCGCAGATGGCAGAGCCCTGCCCGGTGGAGCTTACTTCGTTCGCCTGACCACTGACGGATTGACACTTACCAGCAAGGTCGTGAAGCTGAAATAGACTTCCTTCCGACCACGACCGTACAGAGGGGCGACCACCTGGTCGCCCCTCTGTCGGCAACCGGCAGCGCGAGCACAACTAAAACGCCTCTGGACGCGCGCCGTCTGCCGCCGGAGAGATGCGTTGCTGACCTGACAGCAGACAGCAGACGTCGCGCCCTGGGGGAGGCGAGTTCCCGGCTAGCCAGCCGGCAGCAGTTTGCGCCTGCGGAATCGGGCCGGACCGACACCGAGGTCGGCCAGCATGCCGATTGCGGTCTCCAGCCCCTTCCCGAGGTCGGCGGGACGATGGGCATCGGAGCCGACGGTGAAGAACTTGACCCCTGCCTCACGTGCCAACCGCAGGATGTGCGTGCTCGGGTAGGGTTCGGAGTTGCCGCGGCGCAGTGCCGACGTGTTGACCTCTACTCCGACGCCCGTCCCAGCCACGAACCGCAGGGCTTCCGGCCAACCGGCATCAACTACCTGGTCAAACCGGACGTCGAACAGAGGTCGAATGTACTTGCGGTAGATGTCGATGTGGCCGAGGGAGTCAAAGAGCTGGGTCCCGGCCGCGGCCCGGAGATTGCGGAAGTAGCTATCGGCGAAGTGCTCAGGAAATCGCGCCAGCTGCTCGCTCTTGAAGCGTTCCAGTTCATCTCCGGCAGTGATGGCGATGTGACCCAGACAGTGGACTGACCCCAGCACGAAGTCGAACGGGTATCGGCCCAGGAAGTCGCTGATGACGCCCTCAAGCCCCGGCTCGTACCCCACCTCGACGCCGGCCAGCACCACAAGGCCTGGAAACTTCGCGGCGGCCGCTTCCAGAGCAGCAAAGTAGGCACCCGGCCAGTCAGAAGCAACGGGCTGGATAAGGCCGTTGACCCGCACGTGTTCGATGCCGGTGCGGGCCGGATCAGGTTCGTAGTGAGTGGTGAAGCATACCTCACTCAGGCCGATCTCGACCGCTCGCCGGCAGAACTGCTCGACCGAGCCCTGTGCGTCGTGCGAGAAGTCCGGATGAACGTGGTAGTCTACCATAGACGTGACTCTGGACTATAGACTATTGACTGGCGACTTCCAGTTGTGCGGCGCCATCGAGGACGGGCTGTGGCTTCCAGGCGCAACCGGCTTTCAGTCCCAACCGCAGCCACTGTCCGAGTCTGACTCCACATCCTGCCGACAGACGCCAACATGAGACACTACTGCTGAAGGATGAGCCGATGCGGCCCGCGCCGGGTTCGTGCAGATACATGTTCACTCCGGACCCATCAACACTGACGCGCGCTGCGGCAAGGCCCACTTCGGCCGGACCCAGCTCCTGCGTCAGGAGCAGCACCGCGAGCGTCCCACGCGATTCACTCCCTGACGGGTAGACGTTGGCAATTGCCAGGCGTGCGGTCGTTGTCCGGCCGGCTCTCACACCCATCTCTGCTCGCGCCGTCCGCGAACGCTCCTTATCCAGCCGGTAACGAAGACCCAGGCCCAGCGCGAGGTCGAATCTGCCCAATTCCTGCCCAAATCGCAATTCCAGCTTCGCCGGCATCGAGTCGAGTTCGTAGTCGCGATACGTGTTGCCGCTGACCGAGACGCTGGAGCCGGAATGGTGCCACTTGAGTCGGCCTGATGCGTCCATCCGATCTCTGCCATTCACAAGGCCGGACCATCGCCCGTGCGGAGCAAAGAAGCGAGCCTGCCGCCCTCGCAGTGCCAGGCGGGAATCGAAGTTTGGCCAGTGACCCACAATCTCGAGCGAGCCGGCGAGGCCGGGGCCGCTGGATGCCGCTACTTCCGCACCCAGCTCGTAGTCTCCCTTCCTGTACTCTGCGTTCACGCCGGTCGCGAGCAGGTCGCTGCCGGAGAACGAACTGCCGGATTCGGCAGGCGCGAACGAACGGTCGTACCTGGAGTACTCGGCGCTGAACCCGGCGCCGAAACGCTCGCCTCGGTACGCGGCACCCAGACCCGCGGTGACTTCGTGAACTGCACCCCGGCCGGCCAACGAAGCTGAGTCATCGTGCACACCGGTGCCGACCAGGCGCTCCACTGTTCCGTCCTCGTTGAGGCGCGCATCCCGTCCCATAAATGACCCCAGCGCGAGCAGGTTCCATCTGCCGGCTTCAGTCGCAACTGCGCCGCCACGCAGGCAGGAACCCTCACCCGCCGAACTCAGCAGCCGGACGTCCGGGCCGGTGCGTCCGGGCCCGTCTAGAAGATTGCTGCGCCAACTGGGAGTGCTGAGGACCAGTCCCTGACCGAAGCCCGCAGCGAAATCGCCGACAAGAGCCCGGGTCCCGGCCATCCGGATTTGCGCGCCTCCGCTCAGAAAGTCGGTTGGGCTGGACTCGCCCCTGTCTTTCTCGGTCAGAACGACAGCCCGGGCCGGTCCCGTTCTGACCTCGAGACGATTGAGCATCCTCAGCCTGGTGGTGCCGCCCTCGAGCGAATCTGTACTCACTCTGGAAACAAAGCTGCCACTCCAGGCCGTCCTGCGGCTGCTGACTCGCAGGAATGGCCGGATGGCCGCGAACGTCTCGTCGGTCATTCCGGCGACAAGTCTCAGTTGCTCTATGCGACTGATTCTCCCTGCCGAATCTCGTGTCGCCACGATCCGGTAGGCAAGGATGGGACTGAGCCAAGGAATCGCCAGGAGCTCGCGGGCCGAAGCACGGTTGACGTCGATCTGTCGCTCGAGCAGTCGTTCGACCTCTTCCTGCATTGCCGCATCACCTTCGGTCGGCGAGTACTCGGGGAAAAGACCCGAACCGAACTGCCCGAGCAGAAGCAGCAGGGCTAGTGCCATGCCGCGCGCAAACCCAGAACGTGTGTCTCTTTGAGACCCGAACGGAACTGGTACGCGTACTCAAGCCGCAAAGGGCCCACCTCGGCCCCGAGGCCGGCGGCGTACCGGAGCGGGGCTACGCCGATGCCCAGCCGCAAAGCGATCTGCGGAACCGGCAGGAACTCAGCGCCGAACGCCGCGTCCTCATCGCCCCGCTCCCGGCTGAGATCCAGGGCCAGGAGCAGATCGTCGACCGGACTCCACGAACCGGCGACCACGAACCGGAGCGGCAGTTCGGTACCCTCGCGCCAGCGCGGCGAATTGAGCCGCAACGCGGCCGCGCCGAGTCGGACGCGACCGGACCGCCAACACACACCTGCGTCGAATGAGGGCACGAAGTCGCCGTGCTCCGGGCCAGCACTGACTACCAGCGCGTGAACACCCAGACCGACGGCAACATCGGTAGTAGGCGTGCCACCCAGTACCAGCCCCGCGTCGTGTTCGCCATAGCGCCCCAGGACAAGAGAAGACAACCCCAGCCCGGCCGCCAGCCTCCCTGAGCTCCAGCTGCCTCCGAACCTGCCCCAGGCCAGCCCCGGAAGCCCGTAGGGACGGGAACAGCAGATGCCGACGCGCCACTGCCTTTCGTCCAGGCCGAGAGCCGGGTTGAGGAAGAAGGAGTGATGATTGTCTGCAACAGCCGCACCGGCAACCATCGCGGCAGACCGCCCGAAGTATCCAGGGAACTCAAAGGCACAGAGCAGTACGAGAAGAACCACTGTCGACTCCGGTCCGGCCCCTCTCGGCCGGACCTACCTGACGTAGTAGAGGAACCGGCCGCAGTTCGGGCAACTGACGAGGTCGGTACGGCACCGGGCCGCCAGTTCGGAGGGAAGCTTGACATAGCACCCGCCGCAAAACTCACGTATGACCTGCACCACGACCCTGCCTCCGTAGCGCTTCATGATCCGCTCGTACGTGGTCAGCAGTTTGGGATCTATCTTCTTGGTGAGCTTCTCCCGCTCGCGCTCGGCAGTCTTGATGAAGTCCTCAGAGGCCTTGTCGGTGCGGAAACCTACTGCCTGGTAGTCGACGGTCTCGATGTCGCGCAGAATGTGGTCGAACTCCTCGAGCGAGCGCAGGGTCTCGACCTTCGCGTTCATCGGATCTTCTCTTCCAGGTTGCGCACCAACTCAATCATCTCGTCCGGGGTCTGGGGGTCGAACAGCCGCTTCTTCTTGGTCAGCTCCTGGCAGACCATCGCCACCCTGCCCAACGTGATGAGATACTGATTGCCCGGGTCCTGCGGAGGCGCCATTATCAAAAAGAACAGATGTGCTGCTTTGTGGTCGATGGAATCGTACTCGACGCCTTTGGTGGAACGCCCGACCGCCATTTCCAGTTTGTCTATCAGAAGCGAACGACCATGCGGTATGGCAATACCCTTGCCGATGCCGGTCGAACCCAGTTCTTCACGCTTGGTCAGGGTCGCCAGCAGCAGTTCAGCATCGTCGCCCTGCCGGATCATCTGCACCAACTCGCGCAGCGCCTCCGGCTTCTTCTTTGCCTTCAGGTCGAGATTGATGCGGTCGGGCCGAAGCAAGGACGTGAGAGTCAACTGGCACCTCCTGTTGGCCGCAGACCACGGGTGCGCGGCCAGTTAGCTTTTGACATTGGTATCGGTGTAGGTCTGGCAGGGTGCGTCGCCCCAAAGCCGTTCCAGACCGAAGAACTGGCGGGTCTCACCACAGAAAATATGCACTACAACGCTGAAATAGTCAAGAAGTATCCACAGGCCGTTCTCCGCACCCTCGACATGGTGTGTCCGCTCCCCCTCGCGCTTCAGCTCCAGCGCCACTTCCTCGGCGATCGCCTGTGCGTGGATCGACGAACTCGCGGTGGCGATAACGAAGTAGTCGGCCAGCGGGGAGCGGCCGCGCAGGTCCAGCACGGCAACGTCCTCCCCGAGCTTGGCGAGGATGATGGTCGCCGCCCGCTTTGCCAGCCGTCCTGCAGTCATGCCTAGTACAGCGGGACCACGTCGGCAAAGAAGCGGCGGTAGTCGGCGCCGACTATCAGCCGCACCTCCAGGTAGCGACTGGAATCGAGTTCGACCCGGGTCTCGGGCACGGCTTTCGACCCCAGCGGCAGCTTTCGCCAGCGCCGCTGTACTGACAGAGCTCGGGCCATCTTCTCCGCGTTACTTCCGGTCGGGTCTCGCAGATCCACCACGGTAGTCAGCGGTGAACGCTCACGGGCAGCCCTGACTGCATAGACGTCAAACCCGCGCATCTGCAACTCATCGGCAACTGCCCGGCCCACCCGCGGCGTTCCGCACGCGTTGATTACTTCCATCCGCAGCAGGTTGGCACCGGGTACAGTCTCCTCTTCAGGCAACAGCCGCCAGGTGATGGAAGCGCCGGCGGCCAGAAACAGGACTACCGGCAACAGCCAGGCAAGTGCGTTTCTCAATCCGCACTCGGCTCCCGGCGCACAGCCAGCCCACGCTCCAAGACGCCCAGCTCGTCCGGCGTGTTGGCACCAAGCATCTCGTCTGGGTTCGCGGCAAGCACGGCCACCGCCTTTCCACCCTCGGAACGCAATTCGGCCACGATGTCGGTAAGGTAGTACTCGCCCGAGACCGGGCTCGGAAGAATCCTCTCCAGAGCCGGCCTGGCACTGCCCCAGCGAAAGGAGTACGCGCCCGAATTGACCTCGTTGATGGCCAGCACCTCGGGAGTAGCGTCACGTCTTTCCACTATCTTCTCGATTGCATCGCCACCGGCGCGCACGACCCGACCGTAGCCGGCCGGGTCTACAAGCCGGGCAGTGAAAACCGCCACGTCGGCGCCGGATTCCTGCCGGACCCGGAACAGCCGCTGGATGGTCTCGGGACGGATGAGCGGCGCGTCGCCACAGAGCACCACGCACTCCTCGTCATCCCCCAGCAGGCCACGGCAGGCCAGGACCGCGGCGGCGGTGCCGTGCTGCCCGGACTGCACTACGAACTCAACGTCGTCGTGCGCGAACGCAGCCATCACCTGCTCTTTCTGCGTGCCGACCACCACGATTGTGCGAGTGACCCCGGCCGCACGGACTGACTCCAGAACGTAGCGCAGGAGGGGGCGTCCCTTGATTGGCAGTAGCACTTTGGGGACGTGACTCCCCATGCGCTTGCTTCTACCGGCCGCGAGGACTATTGCGGTCACTCTTCTTGATGCGATTGCGGCTATCGACGTTGACGCAAATCAGCCCGTGTTCCCGAACCTCGGCTTCGGAGAGCCAGGCGTTGGCCATGACTATGACCTCGTCGCCGACTTCACCCAGACGCGCTGCGGCCCCGTTCAGAACGCAGTCACCCGCTCCGGCCCTTGCTGCGATAGCGTAGGTCTCAAAGCGGTGACCGTTGTTGACGTTGACCACCTGCACCAGTTCTCCGGGCAGGATGTCGGCCGCCTGCATCAGCCTGGCATCCAACTCCAGGCTGCCCTCGTACTTCAGGTTCTTGTCGGTGACTACGAGCCGCTGGATCTTGCACCGGACCAGGCACCGGAGCATCGGCCGGCTACTTCTCTGATTCGTCGCGAGCTTTGCCCTTGTCCCCGGCCTTCTTGTCAGGCTTGCCCTTCTTGCCGCCCTTCTGCTTCGCTGCCGCCTCTTTGGCCTTCTTCTCGTGGTGCCGCTCCTCGCGAATGACCAGTTCGAGCAGCGCCATCTCGGCCCCGTCGCCTTCACGCGGTCCCAATTGCAGCACCCGGGTGAAACCACCGGCCCGGCCCGCAAACCGCGGCCCTATGACCTCGAAGAGCTTCTTCAGTACGGCCTTATCCTGGATGAACCGACCCACCTCGCGGCGGGCGGCCACATTGTTCTTGAGCGCGAAAGTGACCATCCGGTCCGCGAAGCGCCGGCATTCCTTGGCCTTGGGCAGAGTCGTCCTGATCCGCTCGTGCTCGAACAACGACGTAACCAGGTTGCGCATCAGCGCCAGGCGATGCTGGGCCGTCCGGCCGAGCTTCTTGACCTTGTCTCCGTGACGCAAGGCTACTCCTTATCCTTTTCGGCTTCCGGCTCATGCTCGAGTATCGGCAGACTGGAAACGTCCATGCCGAGCGAAAGCCCGACATCCTCAAGCACCTTCTTCAGCTCTTCGAGAGACTTCCGTCCGAAGTTCTCGATATCGAGCATGTCCTTCTCGTTGCGCTGCACCAGATCACCGATGGTCAGGATCGAAATCCGTTCGCCGGTAGTCTTCGAGCGTCCCTTCATCAGGCAGTTCAGCGCCCGGTTTGAAAGCTCCAACTCCTCGATGCTCTGGTTCAGGAGTTCGACCAGCTTGTCACGGTCCTGATACAACTTCTCCTCGGCAATGAACTCCGGTTCCTTCTCCGCCGGCACCATGACCGCCATGTGATTCTTGAGGATGGTACCCGACTGGATCATGGCCTCGTCCGGCCGAACCGTTCCATCGGTCCATACTTCGAGCACCAGTCGCTCAAAGTCGGTCCGATCGAGAACGCGCATTGACTCCACCCAGAAATTGACCCGCTTCACCGGTGAGAAGAACGCGTCCAGGAAGATGGTCGTCTCGGGAGCGGTACGGTTCTTCTTGAGGCGTTCGGCCTTCACGTAGCCCCGCCCGTTCTCGACCAGAAGCTCAACATCCAACGAGCGCTTGCTGTCGGATATCGTGAGCAGGCGTTGGTCTGGATTGGCAATCACAATCTCCGGCGGCACCGTCAGGTCCCGGGCCAGGAACTCGCGCTTGCCCGATGCGTGCAGGTGGCACAGCTTTGGAGTTTCCGACCAGAGCCGCAGACGCAGCTTCTTCAGGTTGAGCACTACCTCGGTCACATCCTCGACCACATCGTCAATCGTCGAGAATTCGTGGGCCACCCCGTCGATTCGCAGCTCGGTGATGGCCGCTCCCTGTACCGACGACAGCAAAGCCCGGCGCAGCGAGTTGCCCACCGTCGCTCCCCAGCCCTTCTCCAGCGGAGCCAGGGTGAATCGGCCATACGAGTCGGACGCGGATGCGCCGTCAAGGTCGAGCTTCTCGGGAAGTGTGAAAGGCTTAAGTTTCATTTCGAGTAGAGCTCCACAATCAACTGCGTGTTACACGGAATATCTTTCACGTCCTCTGGACTCGGCTGACGCACAACCGTCCCCACTCCGCGGTCGGCGGCGACCGTCAGCCAGGACATGCCCGGCTGCTGCTTGTTCGCCAGGATCGCACTGATGACCTTCATCGCATCGTCGCCCTTCACGCCGACTATGTCACCGGCATCGGTCAAATAGGAAGGGATGTTGATCCGTCGGCCGTTGACGGTAATGAGGCCGTGCCGTACGAACTGCCGCGCCTGCCCCCGGGAATCGGCAAATCCCATCCGGAAGACGACGTTATCCAACCGACGCTCCAGCAGGATCACGAGTGTCGCCGCGGTGTTCTTGCTCTTCGCGGCCTTGGTGAAGTAGTTATGGAACTGCGTTTCAAGGATGCCGTACATCATCCTTAGCTTCTGCTTCTCGCGCAGCTGAATCGAATAGGCCGACACGCGGCGCCGGCCGCGCACTTCGGGCATCTCTCCGCGCTTCATCAGCGTGCACTTGTCTGAGAGGCACTTCTCGCCCCGCAGGAACAGCTTCTCGCGGCTCTTCCGGCATCGCTTGCACTTCGGTCCGATGTATCTTGCCATGGTTCCCTTCTTCCGCTAGACGCGGCGCTGCTTCGGTGCCCGGCAGCCGTTATGGGGAATCGGCGTGATGTCGCGGATTGAGATTATGTCCAGGCCGGCATTCTGCAGTGAGCGGATGGCCGACTCTCGACCCGGGCCCGCACCGCTTACCCTGACCTCAAGCCGCTTGACCCCCAGCGAACCCGCCTCTTTTGCCGCGGCCTCGGCGCACAGTCCGGCGGCGAACGGAGTCCCCTTCTTCGATCCCTTGAACCCGACTCGACCCGAACTTGACCAGGAGATGACCGCCCCGGTCGGATCGGCAATCGTCACGATCGTGTTATTGAAATTGCTGTTCACATGGGCAACACACAGGAGCGGAACCTTCTTGCGAGCTGACTTGCGCGCCATTATGCCTTACCTCCGGCCGCCGGCTTGGGGGCGGCCGTCGCCGGCGCCGCCTTGACCTTGATGACGCCGGTTGTCTTCCGCGGACCCTTACGGGTCCGGGCGTTCGTCCGCGTCCTCTGACCTCTGACGGGCAGCCGTCTGCGATGCCGATCCCCGCGGTAGCTGCCTATCTCTATGTAATGCTTGATGTTGCCGGAAACCTCCGCCCGCAGCTCGCCCTCGACCTTATAGCCACCGTCAATCTCCTTGCGGATGGCGGCTACATCGTCGTCGGTCAAGTCCTTGGTACGACGCGTGGGGTCGATACCGGCTGCGACCAGAATCTTGCGTGCCGTATGCTGGCCGATGCCATATATATGCGGCAGCGCGTACATAATCGCTTTGTTGTCGGGCAGGTCGATACC of candidate division WOR-3 bacterium contains these proteins:
- a CDS encoding LytR family transcriptional regulator gives rise to the protein MRNALAWLLPVVLFLAAGASITWRLLPEEETVPGANLLRMEVINACGTPRVGRAVADELQMRGFDVYAVRAARERSPLTTVVDLRDPTGSNAEKMARALSVQRRWRKLPLGSKAVPETRVELDSSRYLEVRLIVGADYRRFFADVVPLY
- a CDS encoding aspartate 1-decarboxylase, with product MLRCLVRCKIQRLVVTDKNLKYEGSLELDARLMQAADILPGELVQVVNVNNGHRFETYAIAARAGAGDCVLNGAAARLGEVGDEVIVMANAWLSEAEVREHGLICVNVDSRNRIKKSDRNSPRGR
- a CDS encoding 50S ribosomal protein L17: MRNLVTSLFEHERIRTTLPKAKECRRFADRMVTFALKNNVAARREVGRFIQDKAVLKKLFEVIGPRFAGRAGGFTRVLQLGPREGDGAEMALLELVIREERHHEKKAKEAAAKQKGGKKGKPDKKAGDKGKARDESEK
- a CDS encoding DNA-directed RNA polymerase subunit alpha, giving the protein MKLKPFTLPEKLDLDGASASDSYGRFTLAPLEKGWGATVGNSLRRALLSSVQGAAITELRIDGVAHEFSTIDDVVEDVTEVVLNLKKLRLRLWSETPKLCHLHASGKREFLARDLTVPPEIVIANPDQRLLTISDSKRSLDVELLVENGRGYVKAERLKKNRTAPETTIFLDAFFSPVKRVNFWVESMRVLDRTDFERLVLEVWTDGTVRPDEAMIQSGTILKNHMAVMVPAEKEPEFIAEEKLYQDRDKLVELLNQSIEELELSNRALNCLMKGRSKTTGERISILTIGDLVQRNEKDMLDIENFGRKSLEELKKVLEDVGLSLGMDVSSLPILEHEPEAEKDKE
- the rpsD gene encoding 30S ribosomal protein S4, giving the protein MARYIGPKCKRCRKSREKLFLRGEKCLSDKCTLMKRGEMPEVRGRRRVSAYSIQLREKQKLRMMYGILETQFHNYFTKAAKSKNTAATLVILLERRLDNVVFRMGFADSRGQARQFVRHGLITVNGRRINIPSYLTDAGDIVGVKGDDAMKVISAILANKQQPGMSWLTVAADRGVGTVVRQPSPEDVKDIPCNTQLIVELYSK
- the rpsK gene encoding 30S ribosomal protein S11, translated to MARKSARKKVPLLCVAHVNSNFNNTIVTIADPTGAVISWSSSGRVGFKGSKKGTPFAAGLCAEAAAKEAGSLGVKRLEVRVSGAGPGRESAIRSLQNAGLDIISIRDITPIPHNGCRAPKQRRV
- the rpsM gene encoding 30S ribosomal protein S13; protein product: MARIAGIDLPDNKAIMYALPHIYGIGQHTARKILVAAGIDPTRRTKDLTDDDVAAIRKEIDGGYKVEGELRAEVSGNIKHYIEIGSYRGDRHRRRLPVRGQRTRTNARTRKGPRKTTGVIKVKAAPATAAPKPAAGGKA